GCCGTTTCTCCCGGAACGGGATTCGGGAGCTTGGGGGAGGGTTACATCCGCATGGCCTTGGTCGAGAACAAGGACCGCATCCGGCAGGCCTTGAGGAACATGAAGAAGTTGTTTTAACCTGGGTCCGGGCGGCTGTCCTGGGTCATAGGAATCGAAGGCCCCGCTCCCTTAGGATCTCCCGATATCGGACCATACCAAGATTTGAGGTGCTGAATGGAAATCTCGAACCGCATGAAACAGATCGCGCCCTCGATGACACTGGCCATCGACGCGAAGGCGAAGAAGCTCCAGGAAGAGGGCGTGGACGTCCTCAACTTCGGGGCCGGGGAACCGGATTTCAAGACGCCCCAGGTCATCTGTGACGCCGCCAAGAAGGCCATCGACGACGGTGTCCACAAGTACACCCCCGTGCCGGGCACCCTGGAACTGCGCAAGGCCATCGCCCAATATCTGGAGCGGGAATACAAGGTCCAATACGCCCCCACCGACATCGTGGCCTCCTGCGGGGCGAAACATTCCCTCTATAACGTGTTCATGGCGATCCTGAACCCGGGCGACGAGGTGCTGATCCCGGCCCCCTATTGGGTGAGCTATCCCGAGCAGGTGAAACTGGCGGGCGGGATACCGGTCTTCGTGGATTGCCCCGAATCGCAGGAATTCAAACTGACCGCCGAGGTCCTGGCCCCCAAGATCACCTCCAAGACCAAGGTCTTGGTCCTGAATTCCCCCAGCAACCCCACGGGCGCGGTGGTGGGCCGCAAGGCGCTCGAGTCCATCGCGGAATTGGTCCTCAAGCACAAGCTCATCGTGGTCTCCGATGAGATCTACGCCAAGCTGGTCTACGGCGAGGCCCATACCTGTTTCCCGTCCATTTCCAAGGAAGTGGCCGCCCAGACCATCCTGGTCAATGGGATGTCCAAGGCCTATGCCATGACCGGCTGGCGGCTGGGTTACGCCGCGGGTCCCGCCAACGTGATGAAGGCCATCTCGGACCTTCAGGGCCAATCCACCTCCAACCCCACGGCCATCGTGCAGAAGGCCGGGGTGGCCGCCTGTGCCATGCCGGATTCGGAGATCCAGAAGATGGTCGAGATATTCCAAAAACGCCGGGACATGATCGTGGACGGCTTGAACGCCATCCCGGGCATCCAGTGCCTGAAGCCCGCCGGGGCCTTCTATGTGTTCCCGAACGTGAAGGGTCTGTTCAAGCCCGGCCGCTCCAATTCGCTGGAGCTTTCCGAGTACCTGCTCGACAAGGCCAAGGTGGCCTTGACGCCCGGCATCGCTTTCGGCGCGGAAGGCTATATGCGCCTTTCCTACGCCACCAGCGAGAAGGTCATCCAAGAGGGACTGCGCCGGATCAAGGAAGCCGTCTAAGCCCCGCTTTACGGGCCTTTTCCTTGAAGAAGACCCCCCTTTCTTATAATCTGTAGCTCCTTTTCACCAAACGCCCCGGCTTTTCATAAGCACGGGGCGTTTTCCATTTCCGGTAGGAGCGCACCATGGCTGGGGGAAAAACCATCGTTCAGGTCGGCATGATCGGCTTCGGCAACGTGGGCCAGGGGCTTTACCGCCTCCTGGAAAAGAACCGCACCCTCATCGAGGCCAAGGTCGGGGCCCAAATGCGCATCAAGCGCATCATGGTCCGTGACCTGGCCAAGCAACGCGAG
This is a stretch of genomic DNA from bacterium. It encodes these proteins:
- a CDS encoding pyridoxal phosphate-dependent aminotransferase → MEISNRMKQIAPSMTLAIDAKAKKLQEEGVDVLNFGAGEPDFKTPQVICDAAKKAIDDGVHKYTPVPGTLELRKAIAQYLEREYKVQYAPTDIVASCGAKHSLYNVFMAILNPGDEVLIPAPYWVSYPEQVKLAGGIPVFVDCPESQEFKLTAEVLAPKITSKTKVLVLNSPSNPTGAVVGRKALESIAELVLKHKLIVVSDEIYAKLVYGEAHTCFPSISKEVAAQTILVNGMSKAYAMTGWRLGYAAGPANVMKAISDLQGQSTSNPTAIVQKAGVAACAMPDSEIQKMVEIFQKRRDMIVDGLNAIPGIQCLKPAGAFYVFPNVKGLFKPGRSNSLELSEYLLDKAKVALTPGIAFGAEGYMRLSYATSEKVIQEGLRRIKEAV